One Triticum dicoccoides isolate Atlit2015 ecotype Zavitan chromosome 5B, WEW_v2.0, whole genome shotgun sequence genomic window carries:
- the LOC119307323 gene encoding uncharacterized protein LOC119307323 isoform X2, which produces MCCFLGGGVSAYSSSSFPTVTEAPHVEVLCLARSNSLEASLAELQSNINQMGRQMGLKLLALHLKSHTLVTPIWSYSKERSSSINDGYDNIYRLQRSHVLQLRSQCKESDAPAGVHSFSASPLAST; this is translated from the exons ATGTGTTGCTTCCTTGGCGGCGGCGTTTCcgcatactcctcctcctccttccccactGTCACTGAAGCGCCCCATGTGGAGGTGCTATGCTTGGCTAG GTCGAACTCTCTAGAAGCCAGTCTTGCAGAGTTGCAGTCCAATATAAATCAAATGGGTAGGCAGATGGGACTCAAGCTGCTTGCACTACACCTCAAGAGCCACACGCTCGTCACGCCAATCTGGAG CTATTCCAAGGAAAGGAGCAGTTCTATTAACGATGGATATGATAATAT TTATCGGCTCCAACGCTCGCATGTCTTGCAATTGCGAAGCCAATGTAAGGAGTCTGATGCGCCCGCTGGCGTGCATTCCTTCAGTGCCTCTCCTCTGGCATCAACCTGA
- the LOC119307323 gene encoding verprolin-like isoform X1: MHPLSHTAHQHHGPLVTISSTPSPSSPMPTSASMPATHLLPPPLRISPSAQHLHTPSSSPSPPPPVPSPAADRRRLCVASLAAAFPHTPPPPSPLSLKRPMWRCYAWLGPSQSSSLPPVPPPKFIFFVTQSSIRASRSNSLEASLAELQSNINQMGRQMGLKLLALHLKSHTLVTPIWSYSKERSSSINDGYDNIYRLQRSHVLQLRSQCKESDAPAGVHSFSASPLAST; the protein is encoded by the exons ATGCATCCTCTCAGCCACACGGCCCACCAACACCATGGCCCTCTCGTCACCATCTCTTCCACCCCATCCCCATCTTCTCCGATGCCGACCTCGGCAAGCATGCCGGCGACGCATCTCCTGCCCCCTCCTCTGCGCATTAGTCCCAGCGCCCAACATCTCCACACCCCCTCCTCCTCGCCATCTCCTCCACCCCCTGTCCCGTCTCCTGCCGCTGACCGCCGCCGGCTATGTGTTGCTTCCTTGGCGGCGGCGTTTCcgcatactcctcctcctccttccccactGTCACTGAAGCGCCCCATGTGGAGGTGCTATGCTTGGCTAGGTCCTTCCCAATCCTCATCCCTCCCACCCGTGCCGCCTCCAAAATTCATTTTTTTTGTTACCCAGAGTTCAATTCGTGCGTCCAGGTCGAACTCTCTAGAAGCCAGTCTTGCAGAGTTGCAGTCCAATATAAATCAAATGGGTAGGCAGATGGGACTCAAGCTGCTTGCACTACACCTCAAGAGCCACACGCTCGTCACGCCAATCTGGAG CTATTCCAAGGAAAGGAGCAGTTCTATTAACGATGGATATGATAATAT TTATCGGCTCCAACGCTCGCATGTCTTGCAATTGCGAAGCCAATGTAAGGAGTCTGATGCGCCCGCTGGCGTGCATTCCTTCAGTGCCTCTCCTCTGGCATCAACCTGA